The following coding sequences are from one Danio rerio strain Tuebingen ecotype United States chromosome 21, GRCz12tu, whole genome shotgun sequence window:
- the LOC101887118 gene encoding uncharacterized protein: MDSYYNQSSDNPHHEWSSVVLTLDPDVDEQELIESMKQFSQIHSLDFSFDEDTNCRHIYVTFEHSGRDQQPDPVVPTSRFIELKTLLVSNLHPMVTEQQLIEKFGALGSISTVQVCRNNIISPAYAFVTFHHRRDAVRAQKALNFTDLLNKPLIIMWGPDKTIEVLSDNDSSSPRQTEERETAGETEERKTSGETEREAAGDTEERKTSGETEREAAGDTGERANSESSWGRRISNNVKSAVKAAVSSPAAWVGVGIGVCAAYAYFRSRS; this comes from the coding sequence ATGGATTCTTACTATAATCAGTCTTCAGACAACCCTCATCACGAGTGGTCATCGGTTGTTCTGACTTTGGACCCAGATGTGGACGAACAAGAACTGATTGAGTCAATGAAACAGTTCAGCCAAATCCACTCTTTGGATTTTTCTTTTGATGAAGACACTAATTGCAGACACATTTATGTGACTTTTGAGCATTCAGGACGGGACCAGCAACCAGATCCTGTGGTCCCCACGAGccgctttattgagctgaagacACTGCTCGTGAGCAATCTGCACCCAATGGTCACCGAACAACAGCTTATTGAAAAGTTTGGTGCATTGGGGTCCATCTCGACTGTGCAAGTGTGCAGAAACAACATCATCTCTCCTGCTTATGCCTTTGTGACTTTCCATCATCGACGTGATGCAGTGCGAGCACAAAAAGCTCTGAACTTCACTGATTTACTGAATAAACCTCTGATCATCATGTGGGGCCCAGACAAGACAATTGAGGTGCTCTCAGATAATGACAGCAGCTCTCCAAGACaaacagaggagagagagacagcTGGAGAAACAGAGGAGAGAAAGACCAgtggagaaacagagagagaggccGCTGGAGATACAGAGGAGAGAAAGACCAgtggagaaacagagagagaggccGCTGGAGATACAGGGGAAAGAGCGAACAGCGAGTCTTCATGGGGAAGAAGGATCTCCAACAATGTGAAAAGTGCTGTGAAAGCTGCGGTGAGCAGTCCAGCAGCCTGGGTCGGAGTCGGCATAGGTGTCTGTGCTGCTTATGCCTACTTCAGAAGCAGGAGCTAG